Proteins encoded together in one Streptomyces sp. NBC_01408 window:
- a CDS encoding glycoside hydrolase family 71 protein — translation MTADRRTDRRAEHVEDGGAQRGADRGAEHGADRRTDRRAGRRAGGRRSVRAARPSSHRRRPRFRGRRPLLATLISAFLLVGVCAATGIAWDPFGGATAQGGPAPVGDAPWLPDPTAEAPPEASGPATPPPAQSPPPTDGAPAEDDPDGAADSVAGRPAGALPFDLPQPAALRSGGAGRKLVFAHYFTPYPLSLDNVSADGDYYTRNYLNPDGESGKHEKYGGLLRDRPLPVPPKSGAWELANLQQEVRTARAAGVDGFTLDMLSLSGKNWERSNLLMEAARSVDPGFKIMLMPDMTSLKTDDPGVLADAVAALGKAPAAHRLPDGRLVVSPFKAEAKSVAWWTGVMDALKSRHGIRTAFVPLFLDFDGNSADFAQISYGFSEWGSRSYVGQDSSRRDVRRAHDMGKIWMQPVSVQDARPNQGIYDEAGNTATLRSTWTHAIDDGADWVQLTTWNDYSEGTQFAPSLHNGYAYLDLTSYYLTKFKTGSWPEIVRDTLYLTGRTQFAAADPTGDQSLVMSLRKGSAASRDTVEVLSFLAAPGVVRTAVGSAEDSHDAPAGIHAELLPLKPGTSSAQVVRDGKTKAQVELPYPVDHKVEVQDLQYYAATSGRDTP, via the coding sequence ATGACAGCGGACCGGCGAACGGACCGGCGAGCGGAGCACGTCGAGGACGGGGGAGCGCAGCGCGGCGCCGACCGGGGAGCGGAGCACGGGGCTGACCGGCGTACGGACCGGCGAGCCGGACGGCGGGCGGGCGGCCGGCGGTCCGTGCGGGCGGCGCGCCCGTCCTCGCACCGGCGCCGGCCCCGCTTCCGGGGCCGCAGACCCCTCCTGGCGACCCTGATCTCGGCCTTCCTCCTCGTCGGCGTCTGCGCGGCCACCGGAATCGCCTGGGACCCCTTCGGAGGGGCCACCGCGCAAGGCGGTCCGGCCCCCGTCGGCGACGCGCCCTGGTTGCCCGACCCCACCGCCGAGGCCCCGCCCGAAGCCTCCGGTCCGGCCACCCCGCCGCCGGCCCAGAGCCCGCCGCCCACCGACGGGGCGCCCGCCGAGGACGACCCCGACGGCGCGGCGGACTCCGTGGCCGGACGCCCCGCCGGAGCCCTGCCCTTCGACCTGCCCCAGCCCGCCGCCCTGCGCTCCGGCGGAGCGGGCAGGAAGCTGGTGTTCGCCCACTACTTCACCCCGTACCCGCTGTCCCTCGACAACGTGAGCGCGGACGGCGACTACTACACCCGCAACTACCTGAACCCGGACGGCGAAAGCGGCAAGCACGAGAAGTACGGCGGCCTGCTGCGCGACCGGCCGCTGCCCGTCCCGCCCAAGAGCGGCGCCTGGGAACTGGCCAACCTCCAGCAGGAGGTGCGCACCGCCCGCGCGGCCGGCGTCGACGGGTTCACCCTCGACATGCTCTCCCTCTCCGGGAAGAACTGGGAGCGCTCCAACCTCCTGATGGAGGCCGCCCGTTCGGTGGACCCCGGCTTCAAGATCATGCTGATGCCCGACATGACCTCGCTGAAGACAGACGATCCGGGAGTCCTCGCCGACGCCGTGGCCGCACTCGGCAAAGCCCCCGCCGCGCACCGGCTCCCCGACGGCCGGCTGGTCGTCTCCCCCTTCAAGGCGGAGGCGAAGAGCGTGGCCTGGTGGACCGGGGTCATGGACGCCCTCAAGTCCCGGCACGGCATCCGTACCGCCTTCGTCCCGCTCTTCCTCGACTTCGACGGGAACAGCGCCGACTTCGCCCAGATCAGCTACGGCTTCTCCGAGTGGGGCAGCCGCAGCTACGTCGGGCAGGACAGCTCCAGGCGCGATGTCCGGCGGGCCCACGACATGGGCAAGATCTGGATGCAGCCCGTGTCCGTCCAGGACGCCCGCCCCAACCAGGGCATCTACGACGAGGCGGGCAACACCGCGACCCTGCGCTCCACCTGGACGCACGCCATCGACGACGGCGCCGACTGGGTGCAGCTCACCACCTGGAACGACTACTCCGAGGGCACCCAGTTCGCGCCCTCCCTCCACAACGGCTACGCCTACCTGGACCTGACCTCCTACTACCTGACGAAGTTCAAGACGGGCAGCTGGCCGGAGATCGTCCGGGACACGCTGTACCTCACGGGGCGCACCCAGTTCGCGGCGGCCGATCCCACGGGGGACCAGTCCCTGGTGATGTCGCTGCGCAAGGGCAGCGCCGCGTCCCGGGACACGGTGGAGGTGCTCAGCTTCCTCGCCGCGCCGGGAGTCGTCCGCACGGCCGTCGGGTCCGCCGAGGACTCCCACGACGCGCCCGCCGGGATCCACGCCGAACTGCTGCCGTTGAAGCCGGGCACCAGCTCGGCACAGGTCGTACGGGACGGGAAGACCAAGGCGCAGGTGGAGCTGCCCTACCCGGTGGACCACAAGGTCGAGGTCCAGGACCTCCAGTACTACGCGGCGACCAGCGGCCGCGACACGCCTTAG
- a CDS encoding family 2 encapsulin nanocompartment cargo protein terpene cyclase has product MDRAAPDRPVPAGRRGEVLGRLLDGRSGLGLGLEPGRASVAGSEGSAASAGNAGNAGSQPSGTGLVIPPLYCPDAVRDDPALGDEVDERLVLWARETGIYADRLDMLRSCGFGRLMMLGHPDCDDPDRLLAAAKCGLAEWSVDDHWVDEGADADPELIGARVALAHAVVDPVRLPSGYERRFEERVAAEPVLRAFRSCLDHLARFATPTQVTRLRYQLAVMFVGYNHEAQWRTSGRRPPVWEYLVHRYENGFFPCMVLTDPVGGYEVPAQEFADARVRRTYMYAGVATCLLNDLYSMAREDPADTNLPNLIAAEEGCTLQEAVNRTAAIHNEIMCAVEAESAALASLGSPLLGRFLEGLWNWMGGAKEWHATSPRYHGIRTDA; this is encoded by the coding sequence ATGGACCGCGCCGCCCCCGACCGCCCCGTGCCCGCCGGCCGCCGGGGGGAGGTGCTGGGGCGGCTGCTGGACGGCCGGAGCGGGCTGGGCCTCGGGCTGGAGCCCGGCCGGGCATCCGTAGCCGGAAGCGAAGGGAGCGCCGCGAGCGCCGGGAACGCAGGGAACGCCGGGAGCCAGCCCTCGGGGACGGGCCTGGTCATCCCCCCGCTGTACTGCCCCGACGCCGTCCGGGACGATCCCGCCCTGGGGGACGAGGTCGACGAGCGGCTGGTGCTGTGGGCGCGGGAGACCGGGATCTACGCGGACCGGCTGGACATGCTCCGCTCCTGCGGGTTCGGCCGGCTGATGATGCTCGGGCATCCGGACTGCGACGATCCCGACCGGTTGCTGGCGGCCGCCAAGTGCGGGCTGGCGGAGTGGTCCGTGGACGACCACTGGGTCGACGAGGGGGCGGACGCCGATCCCGAACTGATCGGCGCCCGCGTGGCGTTGGCGCACGCCGTGGTGGACCCGGTCCGGCTGCCGTCCGGCTACGAGCGGCGGTTCGAGGAGCGGGTGGCGGCGGAGCCGGTGCTGCGCGCCTTCCGCTCCTGCCTGGACCACCTGGCCCGGTTCGCCACCCCCACCCAGGTGACCCGGCTGCGCTACCAGCTGGCCGTGATGTTCGTCGGGTACAACCACGAGGCGCAGTGGCGCACGTCGGGGCGCCGGCCGCCGGTCTGGGAGTACCTGGTGCACCGGTACGAGAACGGCTTCTTCCCCTGCATGGTCCTGACCGATCCGGTCGGCGGGTACGAGGTGCCCGCGCAGGAGTTCGCGGATGCCCGGGTGCGGCGTACGTACATGTACGCGGGCGTGGCCACGTGCCTGCTCAACGACCTGTACTCGATGGCGCGGGAGGACCCGGCCGACACCAACCTCCCCAACCTGATCGCGGCCGAGGAGGGCTGCACCCTCCAGGAGGCGGTGAACCGGACGGCCGCGATCCACAACGAGATCATGTGCGCCGTCGAGGCGGAGTCGGCCGCCCTGGCCTCCCTCGGCTCCCCGCTGCTGGGCCGCTTCCTGGAGGGCCTGTGGAACTGGATGGGCGGCGCCAAGGAGTGGCACGCCACCAGCCCCCGCTACCACGGCATCCGCACGGACGCCTGA
- a CDS encoding aminotransferase class V-fold PLP-dependent enzyme, which yields MTDPATPSVFPGGAGLFRLDPGTAHLNHGSYGAVPVPVQKAQEALRAEAHADPDAFFNSVSNRLAVARARIAAHLGADPEGIAFIANATEGANLALDAIPLADGDEILVTDHGYGTVVAAAARRAPVTTVALDPYLPDEDAVRETVLAALTPRTRVALLDHVSSPTARLIAGPRLLADLAARGVTTVVDGAHTPGMLARPVAEGADFWFGNLHKWGYAPSGSALLAVAPAHRGRVRALAPSWEDHRGFPRSVEYRATADYTGWLAAPEGLDLLERLGAAEVRAHNTALAAHGADLLARIPGLTALPHTEGLPLRSLLLPPGIGETQDAAVALREEIAAKLRTRVLVWPRRGGGGIRVCGQIYNGPGEYERFAAALPALLA from the coding sequence GTGACCGACCCCGCCACCCCGTCCGTCTTCCCGGGCGGTGCCGGCCTCTTCCGGCTGGACCCGGGCACGGCCCACCTCAACCACGGTTCCTACGGGGCCGTGCCGGTCCCCGTGCAGAAGGCGCAGGAAGCCCTCCGCGCCGAGGCCCACGCGGACCCCGACGCCTTCTTCAACTCCGTCTCCAACCGGCTGGCCGTCGCCCGGGCCCGGATCGCCGCGCACCTCGGAGCGGACCCCGAGGGCATCGCCTTCATCGCCAACGCCACCGAGGGCGCCAACCTCGCCCTCGACGCCATCCCCCTCGCCGACGGCGACGAGATCCTGGTCACCGACCACGGCTACGGCACCGTCGTCGCGGCGGCCGCCCGCCGCGCCCCCGTCACCACCGTGGCCCTGGACCCGTACCTGCCCGACGAGGACGCCGTGCGCGAGACCGTGCTGGCCGCGCTCACACCCCGCACCAGGGTGGCGCTGCTCGACCACGTCAGCTCGCCCACTGCCCGCCTCATCGCCGGCCCCCGGCTCCTCGCCGACCTCGCCGCCCGCGGCGTCACCACCGTCGTGGACGGCGCCCACACCCCCGGCATGCTGGCGCGGCCGGTCGCCGAGGGCGCCGACTTCTGGTTCGGGAACCTGCACAAGTGGGGGTACGCCCCCTCCGGCAGCGCGCTGCTGGCCGTCGCCCCCGCCCACCGTGGCCGGGTCCGCGCCCTCGCGCCCTCCTGGGAGGACCACCGCGGCTTCCCCCGCTCCGTGGAGTACCGGGCCACCGCCGACTACACCGGCTGGCTGGCCGCCCCCGAGGGCCTCGACCTCCTGGAACGCCTCGGCGCCGCCGAGGTCCGCGCGCACAACACCGCCCTCGCCGCCCACGGCGCGGACCTCCTCGCGCGGATCCCCGGGCTCACCGCCCTCCCGCACACCGAAGGCCTCCCGTTGCGCTCCCTGCTCCTGCCGCCCGGGATCGGCGAGACACAGGACGCCGCCGTGGCCCTGCGCGAGGAGATCGCCGCGAAGCTGCGTACGCGGGTGCTGGTCTGGCCCCGGCGGGGCGGCGGCGGTATCCGCGTCTGCGGGCAGATCTACAACGGGCCCGGGGAGTACGAACGCTTCGCCGCCGCACTCCCCGCCCTCCTCGCCTGA
- a CDS encoding geranyl diphosphate 2-C-methyltransferase, translating into MSLSLYQRSVADYWNKEKNPVNLRLGEVDGTYHHHYGIGEADWSVLDGPDEGRDERVVRELHRLECAQADLLAGHLGELGPQDRVLDAGCGRGGGSFVAHLRYGCRVDGVSISESQVAFANDQARQRQVERSVRFHVKNMLDTGFEKGAFSAVWNNESTMYVELSQLFAEHARLLRRGGRYVTITGCYNDTYGLPSKAVSEINAHYICAVHPRSTYFKELAANRLVPVCVTDLTAAAIPYWELRARSSLTTGIEDAFLDAYKGGSFQYLLIAADRV; encoded by the coding sequence ATGTCCCTCAGCCTCTACCAGCGGTCCGTCGCCGACTACTGGAACAAGGAGAAGAATCCCGTCAACCTCCGGCTCGGAGAGGTCGACGGCACCTACCACCACCACTACGGCATCGGCGAGGCCGACTGGAGCGTCCTCGACGGCCCCGACGAGGGCCGCGACGAACGCGTCGTCCGGGAACTGCATCGCCTGGAGTGCGCCCAGGCCGACCTGCTCGCCGGCCATCTCGGCGAACTCGGTCCGCAGGACCGGGTGCTGGACGCCGGCTGCGGCCGGGGCGGCGGCAGCTTCGTCGCCCACCTGCGCTACGGCTGCCGGGTCGACGGCGTCTCCATCTCCGAGTCCCAGGTGGCCTTCGCCAACGACCAGGCCAGGCAGCGCCAGGTGGAGCGGAGCGTCCGATTCCACGTCAAGAACATGCTCGACACCGGCTTCGAGAAGGGCGCCTTCAGCGCCGTCTGGAACAACGAGAGCACCATGTACGTGGAGCTCTCGCAGCTCTTCGCCGAACACGCGCGCCTGCTGCGCCGCGGTGGCCGCTACGTGACCATCACCGGCTGCTACAACGACACGTACGGGCTGCCCTCCAAGGCCGTCAGCGAGATCAACGCGCATTACATCTGCGCCGTCCACCCCCGCAGCACCTACTTCAAGGAGCTCGCAGCGAACCGCCTGGTGCCGGTGTGCGTCACGGACCTGACGGCCGCGGCGATCCCCTACTGGGAACTGCGGGCCAGGTCCTCGCTCACCACCGGCATCGAGGACGCCTTCCTCGACGCCTACAAGGGCGGCAGCTTCCAGTACCTGCTGATAGCCGCCGACCGGGTCTGA
- a CDS encoding family 2B encapsulin nanocompartment shell protein: MSVDPTPEASDSAALAAATARQSLSTEAARNLATTTKSAPQMQGISSRWLLKILPWVQTGGGTYRVNRTVSYTLGDGRITFVKTGTELRVIPPMLRELGMLRNFPDDQVVKAIADRFVKEEFRKGDVIVRRDDPVDKIYLIAHGRIERLGRSAYGDEASLGVLSDGDHFGHHPLPDARWEFTARALTDVVTMTFNRGDWDAALAGSPALRRHAEAYLEAERVGRKGSDAVDLSAGHTGEVMLPGTYVDYDLSPREYELSVAQTVLRVHSRVADLYNKPMNQSEQQLRLTIEALRERQESELINNPEFGLLHNADYEQRIYARTGPPTPDDLDELLSRRRGSQYFLAHPRTISAFGRECSRRGLYPGSVDFHGHRLPSWRGIPLLPCNKIPVTEERTSSVLVLRTGEDNEGVIGLHQLGLPDEYQPGLSVRFMHINEQAIISYLVTAYYSAAILVPDAVGVLENVEISRFED, translated from the coding sequence ATGTCCGTCGACCCGACCCCCGAAGCGAGCGACTCCGCGGCCCTGGCCGCCGCCACCGCCCGGCAGAGCCTGAGCACCGAGGCCGCCCGGAACCTGGCCACCACGACCAAGTCCGCCCCGCAGATGCAGGGCATCAGCTCGCGCTGGCTGCTGAAGATCCTCCCGTGGGTCCAGACGGGCGGCGGCACCTACCGGGTCAACCGCACCGTCAGCTACACCCTCGGCGACGGCCGCATCACCTTCGTCAAGACGGGCACCGAACTGCGCGTCATCCCGCCCATGCTGCGCGAGCTCGGGATGCTCCGGAACTTCCCCGACGACCAGGTGGTCAAGGCGATCGCGGACCGGTTCGTCAAGGAGGAGTTCCGCAAGGGCGACGTCATCGTCCGGCGCGACGATCCGGTGGACAAGATCTATCTCATCGCCCACGGCAGGATCGAACGGCTCGGCCGCAGCGCCTACGGGGACGAGGCCAGCCTCGGCGTCCTGAGCGACGGCGACCACTTCGGCCACCACCCGCTGCCCGACGCCCGCTGGGAGTTCACGGCCCGGGCCCTGACCGACGTGGTGACGATGACCTTCAACCGCGGCGACTGGGACGCCGCCCTGGCGGGCTCCCCCGCGCTGCGCCGGCACGCCGAGGCCTACCTGGAGGCGGAGCGCGTCGGCCGCAAGGGCAGTGACGCGGTGGACCTGTCCGCCGGGCACACCGGCGAGGTCATGCTGCCGGGCACGTACGTGGACTACGACCTGAGCCCGCGCGAGTACGAACTGAGCGTCGCACAGACCGTGTTGCGCGTGCACTCCCGCGTCGCCGACCTCTACAACAAACCGATGAACCAGTCGGAGCAGCAACTCCGCCTGACCATCGAGGCCTTGCGGGAGCGCCAGGAGAGCGAGCTGATCAACAATCCCGAGTTCGGGCTGCTCCACAACGCCGACTACGAGCAGCGGATCTACGCCCGCACCGGCCCGCCCACCCCCGACGACCTGGACGAACTCCTCAGCCGACGGCGCGGTTCGCAGTACTTCCTCGCCCACCCGCGCACCATCTCCGCCTTCGGCCGCGAGTGCAGCAGGCGCGGCCTGTACCCGGGAAGCGTCGACTTCCACGGCCACCGGCTGCCGTCCTGGCGCGGGATCCCGCTGCTGCCCTGCAACAAGATCCCGGTGACCGAGGAGCGGACCAGCTCGGTGCTCGTGCTGCGGACCGGCGAGGACAACGAGGGCGTCATCGGCCTGCACCAGCTGGGCCTGCCGGACGAGTACCAGCCCGGCCTGTCCGTCCGCTTCATGCACATCAACGAGCAGGCCATCATCTCCTACCTGGTCACCGCCTACTACTCCGCGGCGATCCTGGTCCCCGACGCGGTCGGGGTGCTGGAGAACGTGGAGATCTCCCGTTTCGAGGACTGA
- the cobF gene encoding precorrin-6A synthase (deacetylating): MKKFSVIGIGAGDPDHLTLQAVKAIGAADAFLILEKGEEKADLTGLRRAMLDEYARPGHRLVEGRDPDRDRTPSHYAPTVDGWRSARAELFERFIAEDLAEGETGAFLVWGDPSLYDSTLAILDEVLERGRVAFEHEVVPGISSVSALLARHRTNLNRVGRPVQITTGRRLAEGWPEDVDDVVVMLDARHAFTAHLDQDLYIYWGAYVGTPDEILVSGKLAEVAGRIEELRTEARARKGWIMDTYLLRRG, from the coding sequence GTGAAGAAGTTCTCAGTGATCGGCATAGGCGCGGGCGACCCGGACCACCTGACCCTCCAGGCGGTCAAGGCGATCGGCGCGGCGGACGCGTTCCTCATTCTGGAGAAGGGCGAGGAGAAGGCGGATCTGACCGGGCTGCGGCGCGCGATGCTCGACGAGTACGCCCGCCCCGGCCACCGGCTGGTGGAGGGCCGCGACCCGGACCGTGACCGGACTCCGTCGCACTACGCCCCGACGGTGGACGGCTGGCGCAGCGCGCGGGCGGAGCTGTTCGAGCGGTTCATCGCGGAGGATCTGGCGGAGGGCGAGACCGGGGCGTTCCTGGTGTGGGGCGACCCCTCGCTGTACGACTCCACGCTCGCGATCCTCGACGAGGTGCTGGAGCGGGGCCGGGTGGCGTTCGAGCACGAGGTCGTCCCCGGCATCAGCAGTGTTTCGGCGCTGCTGGCGCGGCACCGGACCAATCTGAACCGGGTCGGCCGGCCGGTCCAGATCACCACCGGGCGGCGGCTCGCCGAGGGCTGGCCCGAGGATGTGGACGACGTGGTGGTGATGCTGGACGCGCGGCACGCGTTCACCGCCCATCTGGACCAGGACCTGTACATCTACTGGGGGGCCTACGTGGGCACGCCCGACGAGATCCTGGTCTCGGGGAAGCTGGCCGAGGTCGCCGGGCGGATCGAGGAGCTCCGGACCGAGGCCCGGGCCCGCAAGGGCTGGATCATGGACACCTATCTCCTGCGGCGCGGCTGA
- a CDS encoding family 2B encapsulin nanocompartment shell protein has translation MTTEAQHPLEGHDPAADRQLSLSTAAARNLATTTKSVPQMQGISSRWLLRMLPWVHLGAGTYRVNRRLTHAVGRGRVSFVQSGADDVRILAPTLAELPVLKGFADTDVLEELARRFVKRDLRAGDALVESGAAVEEVFVIAHGRFEKRAEGKYGGAELLGVVADGDQLGDDALGQADPRWGYGVRAATAATVMVLRWSSFQEVLARAASLRDHLEQYVENGRRPVNRRGEADIELSSGHAGEALLPATFVDYELGPREYELSLAQTVLRIHTRVADLYNDPMNQFEQQLRLTVEAMREREESELLNNREFGLLHNADYGQRISAWSGPPTPDDMDDLLSMRRGTRFFLAHPKAIAAFFRECNKRGIALDTVEVHGKQVPSWRGVPVLPCGKIPVVDGHTSSILALRTGEENEGVVGLRPAAIPEQIEPGLNVRCMGIDQKSVMSYLVSAYYSTAILVPDAIGILENADIAAPRS, from the coding sequence ATGACCACAGAGGCACAGCACCCCCTGGAGGGGCACGACCCCGCCGCCGACCGGCAGCTGAGCCTGAGCACCGCAGCGGCCCGCAATCTCGCGACGACCACCAAGTCCGTGCCCCAGATGCAGGGGATCAGCTCGCGCTGGCTGCTGCGCATGCTGCCCTGGGTGCACCTCGGAGCCGGCACCTACCGCGTCAACCGCCGCCTCACCCACGCCGTCGGGCGCGGCCGGGTCTCCTTCGTCCAGAGCGGCGCGGACGACGTACGCATCCTCGCCCCCACCCTCGCCGAACTCCCCGTCCTCAAAGGCTTCGCCGACACCGACGTACTGGAGGAACTGGCACGGCGCTTCGTCAAGCGCGACCTGCGCGCCGGCGACGCCCTCGTGGAGTCCGGCGCCGCCGTGGAGGAGGTCTTCGTCATCGCCCACGGCCGCTTCGAGAAGCGCGCCGAGGGGAAGTACGGCGGAGCCGAGCTCCTCGGCGTGGTCGCCGACGGCGACCAGCTCGGCGACGACGCCCTCGGCCAGGCCGACCCGCGGTGGGGATACGGGGTCCGGGCCGCCACCGCCGCCACCGTCATGGTGCTGCGCTGGAGCTCCTTCCAGGAGGTGCTCGCCCGCGCGGCGAGCCTGCGGGACCACCTCGAACAGTACGTGGAGAACGGCCGCCGCCCGGTCAACCGGCGCGGCGAGGCCGACATCGAGCTCTCCTCCGGCCACGCCGGCGAGGCCCTGCTGCCCGCCACCTTCGTCGACTACGAACTCGGCCCGCGCGAGTACGAACTCAGCCTCGCGCAGACCGTGTTGCGCATCCACACCCGCGTCGCCGACCTCTACAACGACCCGATGAACCAGTTCGAGCAGCAACTGCGCCTGACCGTCGAGGCGATGCGCGAACGCGAGGAGTCCGAACTGCTGAACAACCGGGAGTTCGGCCTCCTGCACAACGCCGATTACGGACAGCGCATCAGCGCCTGGTCCGGCCCGCCCACCCCCGACGACATGGACGACCTCCTCAGCATGCGCCGCGGCACCCGTTTCTTCCTCGCGCACCCCAAGGCCATCGCCGCCTTCTTCCGCGAGTGCAACAAACGCGGCATCGCCCTCGACACCGTGGAGGTCCACGGCAAGCAGGTGCCGTCCTGGCGCGGCGTTCCCGTGCTGCCCTGCGGCAAGATCCCCGTCGTCGACGGCCACACCAGCTCCATCCTCGCGCTGCGCACCGGCGAGGAGAACGAAGGAGTCGTAGGACTGCGCCCGGCCGCGATCCCGGAGCAGATCGAACCCGGCCTCAACGTCCGCTGCATGGGCATCGACCAGAAGTCGGTCATGTCCTACCTGGTCAGCGCGTACTACTCCACGGCGATCCTGGTGCCCGACGCCATCGGGATCCTGGAGAACGCCGACATCGCAGCCCCGCGCTCCTGA
- a CDS encoding polyprenyl synthetase family protein, with amino-acid sequence MTPYAKDQDAPSVSAVLGRTLAAVDPLLRTAVRSLPGGVRAVAEYHLGWRDRTGAPAASRPGKAIRPALVLAAARAVGGREEDAFAAAAATELVHNFTLLHDDVIDRDPLRRHRATAWTVFGSAEAIVAGDAMAALAVRLVADRPEAVTRLSDCVVELCEGQYEDCSFERRTAVGLGEAMAMAEAKTGALLGTACALGGLYGGAPPPVTAALDAFGRGIGISFQLIDDLLGIWGDPEITGKPVGADLAARKKSMPVVAALVSDTGAAAELAALYAGSAPLGPAGIARATELVEQAGGRDWARREASVRAVAALDRLAGAVPDPAATAELVALCELITRRKH; translated from the coding sequence ATGACGCCGTACGCGAAGGACCAGGACGCGCCCAGCGTCTCCGCAGTGCTCGGCCGCACCCTGGCCGCGGTGGATCCCCTCTTGCGGACGGCGGTGCGTTCGCTGCCCGGCGGCGTACGCGCGGTGGCCGAGTACCACCTGGGCTGGCGCGACCGCACCGGGGCCCCGGCCGCCTCCCGGCCGGGCAAGGCGATCCGGCCTGCCCTGGTACTGGCCGCCGCGCGGGCGGTCGGCGGGCGCGAGGAGGACGCGTTCGCGGCGGCCGCCGCCACCGAACTCGTCCACAACTTCACGCTGTTGCACGACGACGTGATCGACCGGGATCCGCTGCGCCGGCACCGGGCCACGGCCTGGACGGTGTTCGGCAGCGCCGAGGCGATCGTCGCGGGCGACGCCATGGCCGCGCTCGCGGTCCGCCTGGTGGCCGACCGGCCCGAGGCGGTGACCCGACTGTCGGACTGTGTGGTCGAGCTGTGCGAGGGCCAGTACGAGGACTGCTCCTTCGAAAGGCGTACGGCGGTCGGCCTCGGCGAGGCCATGGCCATGGCGGAGGCCAAGACCGGGGCCCTGCTGGGCACCGCCTGCGCCCTCGGCGGGCTCTACGGGGGCGCTCCCCCGCCGGTCACCGCCGCGCTGGATGCCTTCGGCCGGGGCATCGGCATCAGCTTCCAGCTGATCGACGACCTGCTCGGCATCTGGGGGGACCCGGAGATCACCGGAAAGCCGGTGGGCGCCGACCTCGCGGCGCGCAAGAAGTCCATGCCGGTGGTCGCCGCCCTGGTGTCGGACACCGGCGCGGCCGCCGAACTCGCCGCCCTGTACGCCGGTTCCGCTCCGCTCGGCCCGGCCGGGATCGCCCGCGCCACCGAGCTCGTCGAGCAGGCCGGCGGGCGCGACTGGGCGCGGCGGGAGGCCTCCGTACGGGCCGTGGCGGCGCTGGACCGCCTGGCCGGGGCCGTCCCCGATCCGGCCGCCACCGCCGAGCTGGTGGCGTTGTGCGAGCTGATCACCCGCCGGAAGCACTGA